From a single Adhaeribacter swui genomic region:
- a CDS encoding antibiotic biosynthesis monooxygenase family protein, which produces MTAITKDCSVEIIRYAIPPEQQTIFEQAYTEAGILLQNAPYCLGYELIKGVDEPQNYLLTIYWTSLHDHLNGFRKSASFGQFFNLVRPFYAHIQEMKHYEPTNLVWQKPS; this is translated from the coding sequence CAAAGATTGTTCCGTCGAAATTATCCGGTACGCGATACCTCCTGAGCAGCAAACTATTTTTGAACAAGCGTATACCGAGGCTGGTATTCTCCTGCAAAACGCTCCTTATTGTTTAGGCTACGAACTGATTAAAGGCGTAGACGAACCCCAAAACTACTTACTCACTATTTACTGGACTTCCCTGCACGACCACCTGAACGGCTTCCGGAAGAGTGCTTCGTTCGGTCAATTTTTTAATTTAGTCCGCCCCTTTTACGCCCACATTCAGGAAATGAAACATTACGAGCCAACTAACCTGGTTTGGCAGAAACCCAGTTGA